Genomic segment of Acaryochloris thomasi RCC1774:
CTCCTTTCCGTACACCTTCTTCACGCCTGGAATGCAGGCCATGCTCACCGGAGGCGCGATCGTTGGGGACAAACCCGAAGGGTACTATCCCACCGTGAAATTTGATGCTAAACCCGCTGGCGTGAGTTAACTGATTGCCATCCAAGCCACCGTGCAGCTTTCTCATCTATTTCTCTGAGGGGACAACTTCTACTTTCCTTATGTTGCTTTCCTCCTATCACCAAACGCCCGTTTGCTTTAGAAAAGGCGAAAACTCTGGAATTGACCAGTGCAGCGGCAGACTGCCTTCTACCCGATAGCCGCTTTTGGGATGGAAGCGGAACAATCGTTCAGCCCCAGCGAAGGCTTCGACCTCAGCGCCGCTCCAAATTACCTCGGCAGCTCCAGTGAGATATAGCAGATCTCCCCGTTGGAAATCAAGAAATAATAGTCCAGCCCGAGGGTTCAGTTCGATATTGCCGAAGGTATTGAAATGGCAATTCCCTGAAAAGTCAGGAACCGTGAGTGTATCGTCATCATCAATGCGGACGAAGCCCGGTTTACCGCCCCGATGGGAGACATCAACGCCGCTGGCCGCGCCTGCTGCTTCATTTTGGTAGGCTGTGGCAATAAAAAAGGTATCGGCTGCCGTAATCAGCGATCGCTCCGATTCAGACAAGGCTGTTAACTTGTGTACTGGCTTCGGTGCGGCTGGATCGAATGCATCCAACGCTGAGGAGCGAGCCTGAATGTACTGTGGGCAATTGCCGAAGGTCTGTACCACCTGAATCTCAAAGCTATCAATATGAACTGCACTGATGCTTCCGTTGACTCGATTGCGACGACGGTTTTCTAGCTCAATGCCGAGCAACCCGATATCGCGCCCCTTTCTCAAGGTCTTAGCCAGCGGATCACCAAAGAGAGGCTGAGCGTTGATCCGCAGAGTTTGCTGATCGGGAGCCGAGATGAAACCGGGTTTCCCTACAAGGATTGAGGCCCAAATCTGATCTGCTTCGTCCACTGTGCCAACGGTCACATAGGGAAGCTGAGGAAAGAACTGACAATGCTGCTTGGTTAGAGACTCCCGGATCATGCGTCGACCTTGGCGATCCATGCGCTCCTGAGCACCGAACCGTGCTTGAATTGCGAGTTCACCCTGATGGAAGGGGGATTCTGAACGGGGCCAGCCTGGAATTGCCATTGTATTTACGCTCCGCTCAAGATCCAGGGGCAAACAGTTCCATGCGGATGCCCCCTGGGATATAGAACATCATGTGATGGGCAGGAAAACCGTTCAAGGATTCTGGAGCAAACTCGATTTCAACGCCTTCAGTATTGACGAGCGTTTGATGAAGAGTGTTGAGGGTGTTGAGGCTGTCGACCTTGAGGGCAAAATGGTGGAGGCCGATGTTGTTTTTACGATCAAAGGGGGTTGCTGAATCAGGATTGACCGCCTGCCATAGGGTCAACATGGTTGTCCCATCAGAGATGAAAGCAGCAGGATAGTCAGGGACCTCACCGACCTGCTCAAACCCCAATACGTCAATGAAAAAGTTGCGGGTAGCTGTTAGGTCAGGGACGGTGAGCCCAATATGGTGAGCGCCTTGAGTAATGGCCATGAGCTGAGTCTCCAGTTTAGGTATGAGGAACGAGAAATCTTCAAGGACTTCAAATCAATGCTTCTTGGGTAAAGAGG
This window contains:
- a CDS encoding VOC family protein encodes the protein MAITQGAHHIGLTVPDLTATRNFFIDVLGFEQVGEVPDYPAAFISDGTTMLTLWQAVNPDSATPFDRKNNIGLHHFALKVDSLNTLNTLHQTLVNTEGVEIEFAPESLNGFPAHHMMFYIPGGIRMELFAPGS
- a CDS encoding pyridoxamine 5'-phosphate oxidase family protein; this encodes MAIPGWPRSESPFHQGELAIQARFGAQERMDRQGRRMIRESLTKQHCQFFPQLPYVTVGTVDEADQIWASILVGKPGFISAPDQQTLRINAQPLFGDPLAKTLRKGRDIGLLGIELENRRRNRVNGSISAVHIDSFEIQVVQTFGNCPQYIQARSSALDAFDPAAPKPVHKLTALSESERSLITAADTFFIATAYQNEAAGAASGVDVSHRGGKPGFVRIDDDDTLTVPDFSGNCHFNTFGNIELNPRAGLLFLDFQRGDLLYLTGAAEVIWSGAEVEAFAGAERLFRFHPKSGYRVEGSLPLHWSIPEFSPFLKQTGVW